A stretch of Falco rusticolus isolate bFalRus1 chromosome 2, bFalRus1.pri, whole genome shotgun sequence DNA encodes these proteins:
- the CDADC1 gene encoding cytidine and dCMP deaminase domain-containing protein 1: MHGAEEAAAAGGPRVSAASTQTDSMAGQMPRLSKVNLFTLFSLWMELFPSAEQQKKSQVKKSGLVVVKNMKIIGLHCSSTDLHAGQIALIKHGSRLKNCDLYFSRKPCSTCLKMIVNAGVNRISYWPADPEISLQNDASNPMTTDDAKLDAKAVERLKSNSRARVCVLLQPLVCYMVQFVEETSTKFDFIQKIAKSQTDCNIDFYTACRQERIKEYESLFLISNEEMHKQILMTIGLENLCENPYFSNLRQNMKDLVLVLATVAASVPVFGCFGFYNSESQQTNETDHQGLPQEIARHCMIQARLLAYRTEDHKTGVGAIIWAEEKSRSCDGTGAMYFVGCGYNAFPVGSEYADFPHMDDKQKDREIRKFRYIIHAEQNALTFRCREIKPDERSMIFVTKCPCDECVPLIKGAGIKQIYAGDVDAGKKKADISYMKFGELEGVSKFTWQINPLHTNALEFHDPTDRENGIQKTKSLDDQPHQNKKLCLGHY, from the exons ATGCACGGCGCAGAggaagcggcggcggcgggggggccgcgggtGAGCGCGGCGAGCACGCAGACCGACAGCATGGCCG GACAAATGCCAAGACTTTCTAAGGTCAATCTTTTTACTTTGTTCAGTCTCTGGATGGAGCTCTTTCCCTCGGctgagcaacagaaaaaatcACAG gTGAAGAAGAGTGGTCTAGTTGTGGTGAAAAACATGAAGATTATTGGTCTTCATTGTTCCAGTACAGATTTACATGCTGGCCAAATTGCACTCATAAAACATGGATCAAGACTTAAAAACTGTgacctttatttttccagaaaaccaTGTTcaacttgtttaaaaatgatTGTAAACG CTGGGGTGAACAGGATTTCTTACTGGCCTGCAGATCCTGAAATCAGCTTGCAGAATGATGCATCCAATCCCATGACTACGGATGATGCAAAGCTAGATGCCAAAGCAGTAGAAAGACTGAAGTCAAATAGTCGTgctcgtgtgtgtgtgttgcttcAGCCCTTGGTGTGCTATATGGTGCAATTTGTTGAAGAAACTTCCACGAAGTTTgattttattcaaaaaatagcaaaatctCAGACTGACTGTAATATTGACTTTTATACTGCGTGTAGACAAGAGAGAATAAAAGAGTATGAAAGTTTATTCCTAATTTCAAATGAGGAAATGCACAAGCAAATACTGATGACAATAGGACTGGAGAACCTCTGTGAAAATCCATACTTCAGCAACCTTAGGCAAAATATGAAAGATCTTGTCTTGGTCTTGGCGACAGTGGCTGCCAGTGTCCCTGTCTTTGGATGCTTTGGATTTTACAACAGTGAATCGcaacaaacaaatgaaacagaCCATCAGGGTTTGCCCCAAGAAATTGCAAGGCACTGTATGATACAAGCCAGACTACTCGCGTATCGGACAG aGGATCATAAAACAGGAGTTGGAGCTATTATTtgggcagaagaaaaatca agaagctgtgatgGAACAGGAGCAATGTATTTTGTAGGCTGTGGTTATAACGCCTTTCCTGTTGGATCTGAATATGCTGATTTTCCACACATGGATGATAAACAAAAAGATCGGGAAATCAGAAAGTTCAGATACATTATACATGCGGAGCAGAATGCCTTAACATTCAG GTGTcgagaaataaaaccagatgaGAGAAGCATGATATTTGTGACAAAATGTCCGTGTGATGAATGTGTCCCATTAATCAAAGGGGCTGGTATCAAGCAGATCTATGCAGGAGATGTTgatgctggaaaaaagaaagcagacattTCCTATATGAAGTTTGGTGAACTTGAGGGTGTAAGCAAATTTACA TGGCAAATAAATCCATTGCACACTAATGCCCTTGAATTCCATGACCCCACAGACAGGgaaa atgggatccagaaaacaaaatcgCTAGATGACCAGCCGCACCAAAACAAGAAACTGTGTCTTGGTCACTACTGA